A region from the Acidobacteriota bacterium genome encodes:
- a CDS encoding M14 family metallopeptidase translates to MRITAGRVGRATARAATLAAIIGWLAVAPTGAADTTKYHTHAELSAALKAAAAAHPNLATLVSIGKSAEGRDIWAIEIANQSGTPVDQRPGLLIAANFEGDHLIGSELAVYLADYLLTSYATDAVVKQRLDNHVFYIVPRVNPDGAELMFAPVKTGRRTNGTKFDADNDGRIDEDGPEDLNKDGFITVMRVKDPKGPYMVHPDDARLMKRADPAKGETGRYAIYWEGTDKDGDGFIAEDGPGGTDINRNFQHQYPYYQTDAGRYMVSESETRAMLDYVIKHRNIASVLTFGENDNLISTRAGAANPINLIDFAERSLADARRVGIFPEISGGFGRGGRGGGGGGEGRGGQQAAASGGRGGGGAGAVAATTVNAADAEYVNAIMTKYREITGLRNAGYTRAPAGAFYEYGYYQYGVPSFSTPGWGLPGAGRPAGAGTPGGDTGRGGAAPAGMTAGAGPGRGRGGAGGGMMAGGGGEGTVAEGVDLRLLQWMDGEKIDGFVNWTPFKHPTLGEVEIGGFKPYSTTNPPAAKIADLGASHAKFVLYLTSLFAKVKIANTEVTALGGGIYRIRADVENTGYLPTAMVQGVIARSVKPVMVQLGVPPESIITGNEKTNHINALAGSGTRQSFEWVIKGKPAQAVTLKVVSQKSGADTATITLQ, encoded by the coding sequence GTGCGGATTACAGCAGGACGCGTCGGTCGAGCCACGGCTCGCGCGGCGACGCTGGCGGCCATCATCGGATGGCTGGCTGTCGCGCCGACCGGGGCCGCCGACACCACGAAGTACCACACTCACGCGGAGCTCTCTGCGGCGTTGAAGGCCGCGGCCGCCGCGCATCCGAATCTGGCGACGCTGGTGTCGATTGGCAAGTCGGCCGAAGGTCGAGACATCTGGGCGATCGAGATCGCCAATCAGTCAGGCACACCCGTCGACCAGCGGCCCGGCCTGCTCATCGCGGCCAACTTCGAAGGCGATCACCTGATCGGCAGCGAGCTGGCCGTCTACCTGGCCGACTATCTGCTCACCTCGTACGCCACGGACGCCGTCGTCAAGCAGCGTCTCGACAACCACGTCTTCTACATCGTGCCGCGCGTCAATCCTGACGGCGCCGAGCTGATGTTCGCGCCGGTCAAGACCGGCCGCCGCACCAACGGCACGAAGTTCGACGCCGACAACGACGGCCGGATCGACGAGGATGGGCCGGAGGATCTCAACAAGGACGGTTTCATCACCGTGATGCGCGTCAAGGACCCGAAGGGTCCGTACATGGTTCATCCCGATGATGCCCGGCTGATGAAGCGCGCTGATCCAGCCAAGGGCGAGACCGGCCGCTACGCGATCTACTGGGAAGGGACCGACAAGGACGGCGATGGATTCATCGCCGAGGACGGCCCGGGCGGCACCGACATCAACCGCAACTTCCAGCATCAGTACCCGTACTACCAGACCGACGCGGGCCGGTACATGGTGAGCGAGTCCGAGACGCGCGCGATGCTCGACTACGTGATCAAGCACCGCAACATCGCCTCTGTGCTCACGTTCGGTGAAAACGACAATCTGATCTCCACGCGCGCCGGTGCGGCCAACCCGATTAATCTCATCGACTTCGCCGAGCGCAGCCTTGCGGATGCACGCCGAGTCGGCATCTTCCCGGAGATCTCGGGCGGATTCGGGCGCGGCGGGCGCGGGGGCGGCGGGGGCGGTGAGGGTCGCGGCGGACAGCAGGCGGCGGCGTCAGGCGGGCGGGGCGGCGGGGGCGCTGGAGCGGTCGCGGCCACCACGGTGAATGCCGCCGATGCCGAGTACGTCAACGCGATCATGACCAAGTACCGCGAGATCACTGGCCTGCGTAATGCCGGCTACACACGCGCACCGGCCGGGGCCTTCTACGAATACGGTTACTACCAGTACGGTGTCCCGTCGTTCTCGACGCCGGGCTGGGGCTTGCCTGGCGCAGGTCGACCAGCGGGCGCTGGCACGCCGGGTGGCGACACCGGACGAGGAGGGGCCGCGCCGGCTGGCATGACGGCCGGGGCGGGACCCGGTCGCGGCCGCGGCGGGGCGGGCGGCGGGATGATGGCGGGAGGCGGCGGCGAGGGCACTGTCGCCGAAGGGGTTGATCTGCGACTGCTCCAGTGGATGGATGGCGAGAAGATCGACGGGTTCGTCAACTGGACGCCGTTCAAGCATCCGACGCTTGGCGAGGTGGAAATCGGCGGCTTCAAGCCCTACTCCACGACCAACCCGCCAGCTGCGAAGATCGCCGATCTCGGCGCGAGCCACGCGAAGTTTGTTCTCTATTTGACGTCGCTCTTCGCGAAGGTGAAGATCGCGAACACGGAAGTCACTGCCCTCGGCGGCGGGATCTATCGGATCCGGGCCGACGTTGAGAACACCGGCTATCTGCCGACGGCGATGGTCCAGGGGGTAATCGCCCGTTCGGTCAAACCCGTCATGGTGCAATTGGGCGTGCCCCCCGAATCGATCATCACGGGCAACGAGAAGACCAACCACATCAACGCCCTGGCAGGATCGGGCACGCGCCAGTCGTTCGAATGGGTCATCAAGGGCAAGCCGGCGCAGGCGGTCACCTTGAAGGTCGTGTCGCAGAAGAGCGGTGCCGATACCGCGACCATCACCCTCCAGTAA